Sequence from the Acidobacteriota bacterium genome:
CGGAGCGCTACCGGCAGGGCGCCTTCATCGCGTTCCATGGATCGACCAATCGCACGCCATACTCCCAGGCCGGCTACTTCGTGGCCTTCGTGCCGTTTGCCGATGGCATGCCGTCCGGTCCCTGGGAAGTCTTCGCCGACGGGTTCTCCGGCGTGACGCCCATCCCGAACACGAGCGACGCGGTGATGCGCCCGGTGGGACTGGCGCAGGGGCCTGACGGCTCTCTCTATGTCAGCGACAGCGTCAAGGGCCGCATCTGGCGCGTGATGTTCACCGGCGATCGGACGTCGTTCGGGCCCGCGCACCTGGCGCGCATGGCCACGCACATGGACCTGCCCCACGTGAGGACACCCGACGAAACAGCCGACGTGTTGGGACGTGAGCAACTCGACGCAGGCGGCAAGCTCTACGCCACCTACTGCAGCAGTTGCCACCAGCCGAATGGCAAGGGGGATGGCGCACGATACCCGCCGCTGGCGCACACGAGCCGGGTGCGCGGCGACAAGGGCGCACTCATCGACGTCGTGCTCCACGGCTTGCAGGGGCCGACCACGGTGGCCGGCGTCGCGTACAACGGTGTCATGCCGCCCCATGCGTTCCTGAGTGACGACGACGTCGCGCACCTCCTCACCTACATCAGGCGAAGCTTCGGGAACCTGGCACGCCCCGTCGAAGCCGCCGACGTCGCGGAGGTACGTGCCAGATCGGGCGCGCAGCGTCCTGCCAGGTAGAGGCGCGCCTCACACCTCCAGCACGCTGTCCGGGTCGGCTGTGGCCGACCCGCGCGATCGTCTGCCGCTTCCATCTGCCTGGTCGTGACGCCCGATCGTCGACGGTGATGGCCCGGAGCGCCGCCGTCAGTGGCTCGTGCGAGGTCGGCGACGCCGCGAACGTGCCGTCGCAACAGACGTCGCGTCGATCGTCTGCAACCAGCGTGCGAGCTCTTCCCGTACGTCCGTCGCGCGTGCTCCCTGGATCACCAGATACCGACCGTCTCGTTCCACTCCGCCGCGGGTGCTGAAGGCTTCCAGGACCGTGCAGCCGGCACAGAGGTCGCGGACCGTCTGCAGGCTGCGTCCGACGCCGTATCCCGCGTGCGTGTTGAACGGGACGACCGTCTTCCCCCGCAGATCGTGCGTGCGGAGAAAACTCTTCATCGGTGGCGGCAACTGCATCCCCCATGTCGGGAACCCGAGAAACACCACGTCGTACTGCTCGATGCGCTCGACGCTCGCCTTCAGGGGTGGCAGATGGCCGGTGTCGTTCTCACGCGTCACCTGTTGCACCGTGGCCTCGTAGTCGCTCGGATACGGCGTTGCCGGCTCCACCGCCGCGATCGTGCCGCCGACGCGTTGGTGGATGAGTTCGGCCACCGCCTTCGTGTTGTTGGTCCTGGACAGATACACGACCAGCACGTTCCGGCCGGCGAAGAGCGGGCGGGCATCGGCGGGTGACTCCTGCGCGCCCGAGGGGTCGGGGAGCCCACACAGCGCCGTCGCGATGAGCAACGATCCGACAGTGAATCGCACGGCGGCTCTCACGTGTCCTGGCGCCGCCGGCCGGGGCCGGATCCGCCGGCTCCGTCGAGCGACGTGCGAGGCCGGGCCCATCGCTGGACCCTGGCGACGCCGGCGGTGACGATGAGCACCTGACCACGCGGATGGGTGTGCCACGCGGTCCGGGCCCCTGGTTCGAAGGTGACGTTGCCCCCGCTGGCGTGTGACGGATCGACGGCCGTGAACAGCATC
This genomic interval carries:
- a CDS encoding NAD(P)H-dependent oxidoreductase — translated: MGPASHVARRSRRIRPRPAAPGHVRAAVRFTVGSLLIATALCGLPDPSGAQESPADARPLFAGRNVLVVYLSRTNNTKAVAELIHQRVGGTIAAVEPATPYPSDYEATVQQVTRENDTGHLPPLKASVERIEQYDVVFLGFPTWGMQLPPPMKSFLRTHDLRGKTVVPFNTHAGYGVGRSLQTVRDLCAGCTVLEAFSTRGGVERDGRYLVIQGARATDVREELARWLQTIDATSVATARSRRRRPRTSH